The Vitis riparia cultivar Riparia Gloire de Montpellier isolate 1030 chromosome 3, EGFV_Vit.rip_1.0, whole genome shotgun sequence genome includes a region encoding these proteins:
- the LOC117910818 gene encoding pentatricopeptide repeat-containing protein At2g27800, mitochondrial-like isoform X4, whose translation MVEEAVNFLREMFEKHRSADFITYQTVLDEMCRQGRTEDSMQLLKELQEKELVDGHTYRKLLNVLEDDFGNSSYRNRFSSNVNIRKNLIEWASESNCRREI comes from the exons GTTGAGGAGGCAGTGAATTTTCTGCGGGAGATGTTTGAAAAGCACAGGTCAGCTGATTTCATTACATACCAGACAGTCTTGGATGAGATGTGCAGACAAGGAAGGACTGAGGATTCCATGCAGTTATTAAAGGAGCTGCAAGAGAAAGAGCTTGTTGATGGGCATACTTACAGGAAACTTCTCAATGTGCTTGAAGACGACTTTGGAAATTCGAGTTACAGAAACAGATTCAG TTCCAATGTGAATATCAGGAAAAACTTAATTGAATGGGCAAGTGAGAGCAATTGCAGAAGAGAAATCTAG
- the LOC117910818 gene encoding pentatricopeptide repeat-containing protein At2g27800, mitochondrial-like isoform X1, protein MISFRGGCLRYPYHYRNSMNKIFSKTLSHNYFANPITFTNHTPPSLYSPSKHTILPCHFHHIIHKLNPKQSMTQTRIDTSLYKYPSLLFCCSYSNVAPSRSFRRRASKRLKANTKPRLDEAQFHHAISQLPPRFGPEELSRTLSLQKNPIVCLEIFNWASQQPRFRHDVSTYHITIKKLGAAKLYQEMDGVVNQVLAVPYIGSEALYNSMIYYFVEAQKLIRAVNILNHMRSRRTLDCRPSVRTYNILFAAFLRRGNNSYISHLYMEPVRRLFKQMIDDGVEPDVFSVNSMIKGYVHSLHVNDALRIFHQMGVVFNNCLPNSYTYDYLIHGLCAQGRTNNARELYDEMKRKGFIPSSKVYNSLVNALALGGQVEEAVNFLREMFEKHRSADFITYQTVLDEMCRQGRTEDSMQLLKELQEKELVDGHTYRKLLNVLEDDFGNSSYRNRFSSNVNIRKNLIEWASESNCRREI, encoded by the exons ACAATTATTTTGCAAATCCGATAACTTTCACAAATCATACTCCTCCCTCATTGTATTCTCCATCCAAACACACTATTCTTCCATGCCATTTCCATCACATTATTCACAAATTGAATCCTAAACAATCTATGACTCAAACCCGGATCGACACAAGTTTGTACAAATACCCCAGCCTTTTGTTCTGTTGTTCTTATTCAAATGTAGCACCATCAAGATCCTTTAGAAGGAGAGCTAGTAAAAGATTGAAAGCTAATACCAAACCTCGGCTTGATGAAGCCCAATTTCACCATGCCATATCACAGCTTCCCCCAAGATTCGGTCCCGAGGAATTATCCAGAACTTTAAGTCTTCAAAAAAATCCCATTGTGTGTTTGGAGATATTCAATTGGGCATCACAACAGCCTAGGTTCAGGCATGATGTTTCGACTTATCACATTACCATAAAGAAGCTTGGTGCTGCAAAATTGTACCAAGAGATGGATGGTGTTGTTAACCAAGTGCTTGCTGTTCCTTATATTGGTTCTGAGGCCCTTTATAATTCGATGATATATTACTTCGTTGAAGCCCAGAAGTTGATTAGAGCTGTAAATATATTGAACCACATGAGGAGTCGCAGAACCTTGGATTGTAGGCCTTCCGTCAGGACTTACAATATCCTCTTTGCAGCATTCTTGAGGAGGGGAAACAATTCTTATATAAGCCATTTGTATATGGAGCCTGTTAGACGTCTTTTCAAGCAAATGATCGATGATGGAGTTGAACCTGATGTTTTCTCTGTGAATTCCATGATTAAGGGTTATGTGCATTCTCTTCATGTCAATGATGCCCTTAGAATATTCCATCAGATGGGGGTAGTTTTTAATAACTGCCTGCCGAACTCGTATACATATGATTATTTGATCCATGGGTTATGTGCCCAAGGCCGAACAAACAATGCTAGGGAGTTATATGATGAAATGAAGAGAAAAGGTTTTATTCCAAGCAGCAAGGTATATAATTCACTTGTGAATGCTTTGGCTCTTGGTGGCCAGGTTGAGGAGGCAGTGAATTTTCTGCGGGAGATGTTTGAAAAGCACAGGTCAGCTGATTTCATTACATACCAGACAGTCTTGGATGAGATGTGCAGACAAGGAAGGACTGAGGATTCCATGCAGTTATTAAAGGAGCTGCAAGAGAAAGAGCTTGTTGATGGGCATACTTACAGGAAACTTCTCAATGTGCTTGAAGACGACTTTGGAAATTCGAGTTACAGAAACAGATTCAG TTCCAATGTGAATATCAGGAAAAACTTAATTGAATGGGCAAGTGAGAGCAATTGCAGAAGAGAAATCTAG
- the LOC117910818 gene encoding pentatricopeptide repeat-containing protein At2g27800, mitochondrial-like isoform X2 → MISFRGGCLRYPYHYRNSMNKIFSKTLSHNYFANPITFTNHTPPSLYSPSKHTILPCHFHHIIHKLNPKQSMTQTRIDTSLYKYPSLLFCCSYSNVAPSRSFRRRASKRLKANTKPRLDEAQFHHAISQLPPRFGPEELSRTLSLQKNPIVCLEIFNWASQQPRFRHDVSTYHITIKKLGAAKLYQEMDGVVNQVLAVPYIGSEALYNSMIYYFVEAQKLIRAVNILNHMRSRRTLDCRPSVRTYNILFAAFLRRGNNSYISHLYMEPVRRLFKQMIDDGVEPDVFSVNSMIKGYVHSLHVNDALRIFHQMGVVFNNCLPNSYTYDYLIHGLCAQGRTNNARELYDEMKRKGFIPSSKVYNSLVNALALGGQVEEAVNFLREMFEKHRSADFITYQTVLDEMCRQGRTEDSMQLLKELQEKELVDGHTYRKLLNVLEDDFGNSSYRNRFRKNLIEWASESNCRREI, encoded by the exons ACAATTATTTTGCAAATCCGATAACTTTCACAAATCATACTCCTCCCTCATTGTATTCTCCATCCAAACACACTATTCTTCCATGCCATTTCCATCACATTATTCACAAATTGAATCCTAAACAATCTATGACTCAAACCCGGATCGACACAAGTTTGTACAAATACCCCAGCCTTTTGTTCTGTTGTTCTTATTCAAATGTAGCACCATCAAGATCCTTTAGAAGGAGAGCTAGTAAAAGATTGAAAGCTAATACCAAACCTCGGCTTGATGAAGCCCAATTTCACCATGCCATATCACAGCTTCCCCCAAGATTCGGTCCCGAGGAATTATCCAGAACTTTAAGTCTTCAAAAAAATCCCATTGTGTGTTTGGAGATATTCAATTGGGCATCACAACAGCCTAGGTTCAGGCATGATGTTTCGACTTATCACATTACCATAAAGAAGCTTGGTGCTGCAAAATTGTACCAAGAGATGGATGGTGTTGTTAACCAAGTGCTTGCTGTTCCTTATATTGGTTCTGAGGCCCTTTATAATTCGATGATATATTACTTCGTTGAAGCCCAGAAGTTGATTAGAGCTGTAAATATATTGAACCACATGAGGAGTCGCAGAACCTTGGATTGTAGGCCTTCCGTCAGGACTTACAATATCCTCTTTGCAGCATTCTTGAGGAGGGGAAACAATTCTTATATAAGCCATTTGTATATGGAGCCTGTTAGACGTCTTTTCAAGCAAATGATCGATGATGGAGTTGAACCTGATGTTTTCTCTGTGAATTCCATGATTAAGGGTTATGTGCATTCTCTTCATGTCAATGATGCCCTTAGAATATTCCATCAGATGGGGGTAGTTTTTAATAACTGCCTGCCGAACTCGTATACATATGATTATTTGATCCATGGGTTATGTGCCCAAGGCCGAACAAACAATGCTAGGGAGTTATATGATGAAATGAAGAGAAAAGGTTTTATTCCAAGCAGCAAGGTATATAATTCACTTGTGAATGCTTTGGCTCTTGGTGGCCAGGTTGAGGAGGCAGTGAATTTTCTGCGGGAGATGTTTGAAAAGCACAGGTCAGCTGATTTCATTACATACCAGACAGTCTTGGATGAGATGTGCAGACAAGGAAGGACTGAGGATTCCATGCAGTTATTAAAGGAGCTGCAAGAGAAAGAGCTTGTTGATGGGCATACTTACAGGAAACTTCTCAATGTGCTTGAAGACGACTTTGGAAATTCGAGTTACAGAAACAGATTCAG GAAAAACTTAATTGAATGGGCAAGTGAGAGCAATTGCAGAAGAGAAATCTAG
- the LOC117910818 gene encoding pentatricopeptide repeat-containing protein At2g27800, mitochondrial-like isoform X3 yields MISFRGGCLRYPYHYRNSMNKIFSKTLSHNYFANPITFTNHTPPSLYSPSKHTILPCHFHHIIHKLNPKQSMTQTRIDTSLYKYPSLLFCCSYSNVAPSRSFRRRASKRLKANTKPRLDEAQFHHAISQLPPRFGPEELSRTLSLQKNPIVCLEIFNWASQQPRFRHDVSTYHITIKKLGAAKLYQEMDGVVNQVLAVPYIGSEALYNSMIYYFVEAQKLIRAVNILNHMRSRRTLDCRPSVRTYNILFAAFLRRGNNSYISHLYMEPVRRLFKQMIDDGVEPDVFSVNSMIKGYVHSLHVNDALRIFHQMGVVFNNCLPNSYTYDYLIHGLCAQGRTNNARELYDEMKRKGFIPSSKVYNSLVNALALGGQVEEAVNFLREMFEKHRSADFITYQTVLDEMCRQGRTEDSMQLLKELQEKELVDGHTYRKLLNVLEDDFGNSSYRNRFRYELKLLRVEFCHLG; encoded by the exons ACAATTATTTTGCAAATCCGATAACTTTCACAAATCATACTCCTCCCTCATTGTATTCTCCATCCAAACACACTATTCTTCCATGCCATTTCCATCACATTATTCACAAATTGAATCCTAAACAATCTATGACTCAAACCCGGATCGACACAAGTTTGTACAAATACCCCAGCCTTTTGTTCTGTTGTTCTTATTCAAATGTAGCACCATCAAGATCCTTTAGAAGGAGAGCTAGTAAAAGATTGAAAGCTAATACCAAACCTCGGCTTGATGAAGCCCAATTTCACCATGCCATATCACAGCTTCCCCCAAGATTCGGTCCCGAGGAATTATCCAGAACTTTAAGTCTTCAAAAAAATCCCATTGTGTGTTTGGAGATATTCAATTGGGCATCACAACAGCCTAGGTTCAGGCATGATGTTTCGACTTATCACATTACCATAAAGAAGCTTGGTGCTGCAAAATTGTACCAAGAGATGGATGGTGTTGTTAACCAAGTGCTTGCTGTTCCTTATATTGGTTCTGAGGCCCTTTATAATTCGATGATATATTACTTCGTTGAAGCCCAGAAGTTGATTAGAGCTGTAAATATATTGAACCACATGAGGAGTCGCAGAACCTTGGATTGTAGGCCTTCCGTCAGGACTTACAATATCCTCTTTGCAGCATTCTTGAGGAGGGGAAACAATTCTTATATAAGCCATTTGTATATGGAGCCTGTTAGACGTCTTTTCAAGCAAATGATCGATGATGGAGTTGAACCTGATGTTTTCTCTGTGAATTCCATGATTAAGGGTTATGTGCATTCTCTTCATGTCAATGATGCCCTTAGAATATTCCATCAGATGGGGGTAGTTTTTAATAACTGCCTGCCGAACTCGTATACATATGATTATTTGATCCATGGGTTATGTGCCCAAGGCCGAACAAACAATGCTAGGGAGTTATATGATGAAATGAAGAGAAAAGGTTTTATTCCAAGCAGCAAGGTATATAATTCACTTGTGAATGCTTTGGCTCTTGGTGGCCAGGTTGAGGAGGCAGTGAATTTTCTGCGGGAGATGTTTGAAAAGCACAGGTCAGCTGATTTCATTACATACCAGACAGTCTTGGATGAGATGTGCAGACAAGGAAGGACTGAGGATTCCATGCAGTTATTAAAGGAGCTGCAAGAGAAAGAGCTTGTTGATGGGCATACTTACAGGAAACTTCTCAATGTGCTTGAAGACGACTTTGGAAATTCGAGTTACAGAAACAGATTCAG GTATGAGTTAAAGTTGTTGAGGGTTGAGTTTTGTCATCTTGGATAA